Proteins co-encoded in one Pseudophryne corroboree isolate aPseCor3 chromosome 1, aPseCor3.hap2, whole genome shotgun sequence genomic window:
- the TMEM252 gene encoding transmembrane protein 252, protein MQMKKGIYTMFRFSFPIIGFFLVCLGAFYVSSSYSNNSQNETIVAYTLMPLGFVLLLVGIFWSTYHEANHKSLFHNVIRRIHNQQQVQIETIDRPDYYPPSYDSVIWDISLHLNTNRQIILCEQSFNIPPPLYSENVMDVVDETYLCEDPPPSYEVSVRESTSDSAASLEGQQETDNISNLETND, encoded by the exons ATGCAGATGAAGAAGGGCATTTATACAATGTTCCGCTTCTCCTTCCCAATCATTGGCTTCTTTCTGGTGTGCCTAGGAGCCTTCTACGTATCTTCAAGCTACTCTAACAATTCTCAGAATGAGACCATTGTGGCATACACTCTTATGCCCTTAGGATTTGTCCTTCTCCTGGTTGGAATTTTTTGGAGCACGTATCATGAGGCTAATCACAAAAGTTTGTTCCACAATGTGATCAGGCGAATTCACAATCAACAACAAGTACAAATTGAGACAATAGACAG GCCAGATTACTACCCTCCATCTTATGACAGTGTAATTTGGGATATCTCTCTGCATTTAAATACAAACCGCCAAATCATTCTGTGCGAACAGAGCTTCAACATCCCCCCTCCACTGTACTCTGAGAATGTCATGGATGTGGTGGATGAAACCTATTTGTGTGAGGATCCTCCACCTTCATATGAAGTTTCAGTACGTGAATCCACCTCTGACTCCGCAGCCAGCTTGGAAGGGCAGCAAGAGACTGACAATATCTCTAATTTAGAGACAAATGACTGA